In Paenibacillus algicola, a genomic segment contains:
- a CDS encoding SGNH/GDSL hydrolase family protein, whose protein sequence is MQLQHNDIILFQGDSITDAGRNRSESSSLGTGYPLLISALTGLKHPELNLQFLNRGISGDRVVNLQERWQGDCLELKPTWVSVYIGINDCWRRYSRQDETPAAAFKAGYRELLERTQESLGAKLILMEPFVLPVPEDRRAWREDLDPKIHAVRELAAEFQALLVPLDGLFNAAAARREPAYWAPDGVHPSPAGHGLIAKAWMETMGIL, encoded by the coding sequence GTGCAGCTGCAACACAATGATATTATTCTTTTTCAAGGTGACAGCATTACAGATGCAGGCAGAAACCGCAGTGAGTCCAGTAGCTTGGGGACAGGCTATCCACTGCTTATCTCGGCGCTGACAGGTCTGAAGCATCCAGAGCTGAACCTGCAGTTCCTGAATCGGGGCATTAGCGGGGACCGCGTCGTGAACCTGCAGGAGAGATGGCAGGGAGATTGCCTGGAGCTGAAGCCGACCTGGGTGTCGGTATATATCGGGATTAATGATTGCTGGCGCCGATACAGCAGACAGGATGAAACGCCGGCGGCGGCTTTCAAAGCGGGCTACAGGGAGCTGCTGGAGCGGACGCAGGAATCACTGGGAGCCAAGCTGATTTTGATGGAGCCGTTTGTGCTGCCTGTGCCGGAGGATCGCCGCGCTTGGCGCGAAGATCTGGATCCCAAGATCCATGCTGTGCGGGAGCTGGCCGCCGAATTCCAAGCGCTGCTCGTTCCGCTGGACGGCCTGTTTAACGCGGCAGCTGCACGCCGGGAGCCGGCATACTGGGCGCCGGACGGCGTTCATCCATCACCGGCTGGCCACGGACTGATTGCGAAGGCATGGATGGAGACCATGGGCATTCTCTAG
- a CDS encoding ABC transporter ATP-binding protein: MEPLLDVKNLNVSFQNRDREFHAVRGVSFQLNKGETLGIVGESGSGKSVTARSIMRLLPSPPSFMKEGEIKFQGQSLNEKTEREMESIRGRDMGMIFQDPMTSLNPTLRIGEQIAESLIKHQKLSGKEAKQQALDMLKLVGIPNSEARYSQYPHEFSGGMRQRVMIAIALACRPALLIADEPTTALDVTIQAQILNVMKDMQNRFGTSIILITHDLGVVAGMCDRVAVMKDGVIVETGTTEEIFDNPQHPYTLKLLNALPRLHEKKKPKPVSSILTAEELKRPLLQVQGLKQHFSMGKGQVLKAVNNINFHINAGETLGLVGESGSGKSTTGRAILRLHQPTGGDVLYQGMAVNRLSSGEMKTMRQHMQMIFQDPYASLNPRFKIVDIIGEALDVHKLSGSRQQRRKRVEELLDMVGLNPAFADRYPHEFSGGQRQRIGIARALAVEPKFIVCDEPLSALDVSIQSQIVKLLEELQQRLGLTYLFIAHDLSMVKHISDRVAVMYQGKIVELAESEELYANPQHEYTKSLLSAIPIPDPKIEAAKKRVLLEERTGEDKYNLEHSELVEVTPGHWVAVPAGHVS; encoded by the coding sequence ATGGAACCCCTACTAGATGTAAAAAACTTAAACGTATCCTTTCAGAACCGCGATCGGGAATTTCATGCGGTACGCGGAGTCAGCTTCCAGCTGAACAAGGGAGAGACGCTGGGCATTGTCGGTGAATCCGGCAGCGGCAAAAGCGTCACTGCCCGCTCCATTATGCGCTTGCTCCCGTCGCCGCCTTCTTTTATGAAGGAAGGCGAGATCAAGTTTCAAGGACAGAGCCTGAACGAGAAGACCGAGCGTGAGATGGAGAGCATACGGGGACGGGATATGGGCATGATTTTTCAGGATCCGATGACGTCCTTGAACCCTACGCTTCGAATCGGAGAGCAGATTGCGGAGAGCCTGATCAAGCATCAGAAGCTGTCGGGCAAAGAAGCGAAGCAGCAAGCGCTCGATATGCTGAAGCTGGTTGGTATTCCGAACAGTGAGGCGCGGTACAGCCAGTATCCGCATGAATTTTCCGGCGGGATGCGGCAGCGGGTCATGATCGCCATTGCACTCGCCTGCCGGCCGGCGCTGCTGATTGCGGATGAGCCTACGACGGCGCTCGATGTAACGATTCAGGCCCAGATTTTGAATGTCATGAAGGATATGCAGAACCGTTTTGGCACCTCGATCATTCTCATTACCCATGATCTCGGCGTTGTAGCCGGTATGTGCGACCGGGTCGCGGTCATGAAGGATGGCGTTATTGTAGAAACGGGAACGACGGAGGAGATCTTTGATAATCCGCAGCATCCGTACACCCTTAAGCTGCTGAATGCTCTGCCGAGGCTTCATGAGAAGAAGAAGCCGAAGCCGGTATCATCGATCTTGACAGCAGAGGAGCTGAAGCGTCCGCTGTTGCAGGTTCAAGGATTGAAGCAGCACTTCAGCATGGGTAAGGGACAGGTGCTGAAGGCCGTTAACAATATCAACTTCCATATTAATGCCGGCGAAACGTTAGGGCTTGTCGGAGAGTCCGGCAGCGGCAAGTCCACAACAGGGCGCGCAATTCTGCGGCTTCATCAGCCGACAGGAGGCGATGTGCTGTATCAGGGGATGGCGGTGAACCGGCTTTCGTCCGGTGAAATGAAGACCATGCGGCAGCATATGCAGATGATCTTTCAGGATCCGTATGCTTCGCTCAATCCGAGATTCAAGATCGTGGATATTATTGGCGAGGCGCTGGATGTGCACAAGCTGTCCGGAAGCCGGCAGCAGCGCCGCAAGCGTGTTGAGGAGCTGCTCGATATGGTCGGGCTGAACCCGGCCTTTGCAGACCGTTATCCGCATGAGTTCTCCGGGGGACAGCGTCAGCGGATCGGGATTGCCCGGGCCCTCGCGGTAGAACCGAAATTCATAGTGTGTGATGAGCCTTTGTCCGCGCTCGATGTCTCGATACAGTCGCAGATCGTCAAGCTGCTGGAGGAGCTTCAGCAGCGCCTGGGCCTCACTTATTTATTCATTGCTCACGATTTGTCGATGGTCAAGCACATCAGCGATCGGGTAGCTGTCATGTATCAGGGCAAGATCGTGGAGCTGGCCGAAAGCGAGGAGCTATACGCCAATCCACAGCATGAGTATACGAAATCACTGCTGTCTGCCATTCCGATTCCCGACCCCAAGATCGAAGCTGCGAAGAAGCGGGTGCTGCTGGAAGAACGGACGGGAGAAGATAAATACAATCTGGAGCATTCCGAGCTGGTGGAGGTGACTCCAGGACACTGGGTAGCCGTTCCGGCCGGACACGTCTCCTGA